DNA from Gottschalkia purinilytica:
AATGTCTATAGTGGCTATGGACCCAGATGAAGATTGTCTTGTAGAAGCTGTAAAGCAAACAATAGTATTAGAAAGCTCTAGAAGAAAGCCTTTAAACTCCAAAATAGGTAGAAGATCACAACGATAGGAGGTTAAATAGTGGATGTAGGAATAAAAGAATATATATTAGCCATAATTACTACTAATAAAGATTCAGTATCAGGAGGAAGTGTTCCAGTATTCTATACTAAGGATAAGGAAGAACAGGAAAAAGTATCTATATTAATATCAAAAATAACCACTGGAATGATACACGATTTAGAAAATGGATGTTATGTAATAGTTAAACATTGATATAGTTATAATAAATTATAAGGTATAATGAATTATCATTATACCTTACGTTTATTTATGCTATAATATAGAGATGTAAATTGCAATATCATAATATTTATTTGTATTTGAATTTCAACTATTATTATAAGAGAATATATTAAAAACTATTTGATAATTTTAAAACTATGATACAATACTAAAGCTAGGTAACTATCTTATACTTAAGACAATAAATAATTATTTAGAAGGGGATAGCATGGAGTTAAAAAACTTAAGTGAAAATATTAATATAATAGAAGAAGTAGAGTCTAATAGTATAGCTGAAGAATTAGAGATAGAGCCAGGAGATATACTTTTATCTATAAATGATAAAGGTATTAAAGATATTATAGACTATAAATATATGATAACAGATGATTTTGTTACAATGACAATACAGAAACCAGATGGAGAAGTATGGGAACTAGAAATAGAAAAAGATTTTGATGAAGATATTGGTATAGTATTTACTAATCCACTTATAGATAAGGCTAAAAACTGTAGAAATAAATGTATGTTTTGTTTTATAGATCAGCTACCTAAAGGAATGAGAAACACCTTATATTTTAAAGATGATGACTCTAGATTGTCATTTTTACAAGGTAATTTTATTACTCTTACGAACTTAAATGATGAGGAAATTGATAGAATAATAAAATATAAACTAAGTCCCATTAATATATCAGTTCATACAACTAATCCTGAATTGAGGATAAAAATGCTGCAAAACAAGAATGCAGGTAAAATATATGATATCCTTAAAAGATTTAATGAAGCAGGAATAAACATGAATTGTCAAATAGTATTGGTTCCTAATGTAAACGATGGTTTGGAATTAGAAAGTACGATAAAAGACTTATCACAACTTCATCCAAATATTTCGAGTGTTGCTGTAGTTCCAATAGGAGTAACTAAATACAGAAAGGGATTATGTGAAGTTGATATATATAATTATAACAGTGCTAATGAAGTATTAAAGTTAATTGATGGAATGCAAAAAAGTTTTCTAAATACTATTGGAACGAGATTTGTATTTCCATCTGATGAGTTCTATGTTTTATCGGAAAGAGAAATACCTAAATATAAAAATTATGAAGGATTTCCTCAAATAGAAAATGGTGTTGGACTTATAAGATCATTTCAATCAGAAGTAGAAGAGGCTTTAGAAAATATGAAAGGAAAATGTACCTCAAATAACGAATATATTATAGCTACTGGGGAACTATCATATAATTTTATGAAAAGTATAAGTGAATTAATAATGGATAGCATACAAGGTATTAGACTTAAAGTAATTCCTATAAAGAATAAATTCTTTGGAGATACTATAACAGTTTCTGGACTTGTAACAGGAAATGATCTATATAATGAATTAAAAAATTATAAACCTAAAGACGGATTTATAATACCAAAATGTATGTTAAAAAGAGATGAAGATATATTTTTAGATGATTTAACTTTATTGCAATTAGAAGAAAAACTAGAATCTAAGGTTACCGTTTCAAAAGTTGATGGAAAAGATTTTGTAGATATATTAAAAAAATAGAAGAGGTGATGTATATGGCAAGACCTATAGTTACTATAGTAGGAAGACCAAATGTTGGGAAATCAACACTTTTTAATAGAATAGCAGGACGAAGAATATCAATAGTTGAAGATAAGCCAGGTGTAACAAGAGATAGAATTTATGCAGAGGGAGAATGGCTAAACAATTACTTTACACTTATTGATACAGGTGGAATTGAGCCTGAAAGTGAAGATATAATACTTTCCCAAATGAGAAGACAAGCAGAAGTAGCAATAGAGACTGGTGATGTAATAATGTTTGTTGTAGATGGATTAGAAGGACTTACATCTACAGATAAAGAAATCTCTCAGATGTTAAGAAAATCAAGGAAAAAAGTTATTTTAGTTTGTAATAAGATAGATACTCCCAAAACACCAGATACTATATATGAATTTTATGAGCTAGGACTAGGAACTCCTATGGTAATATCTGCTGGACAAGGATTAGGACTTGGAGACTTACTAGATGAAGTAATAAAGAATTTTCCAGAAGATAAAGATACAGAATATGATGAAGATGTTATAAAAGTAGCTGTTATTGGGAAACCAAATGCAGGTAAGTCTTCTCTTATAAATAACATATTAGGAGAAAATAGGGTAATAGTAAGTGATATAGCAGGAACTACAAGAGATGCTATAGATACTCCTTTTTCTGTAGGTGATGATAAGTATGTACTTATAGACACTGCTGGACTTAGACGAAGAAAAAATGTAAATGAAAATATAGAGAGATATAGCGTTATAAGAACTCTAGCAGCCATAGAAAGAGCAGATGTATGTATTATAATGATAGATGCTACAGAAGGGGTAACAGAACAAGATGCAAAGATAGCAGGATATGCACATAATAGTGGAAAAGCTTCTATAATAGCTGTGAATAAATGGGACTTGGTAGAGAAAGAAGATAAAACATATCTTCAATTTGAACAGGAAATTAGAAGAAATTTATCTTTTATGACTTATGCACCAATTATATTCATATCAGCAAAAACGGGAAAACGAGTTAATAAGTTATTTGAACTTGTAAAAATAGTTTCAAACAATCATTCTATGAGAATAACTACAGGAGTCTTAAATGATATAATAGGAGAAGCTGTTTTAATGAATCAGCCACCTTCAGATAAAGGAAGGAGACTAAAGATATTTTATGGAACTCAAGTTGGTGTACAACCACCTAAGTTTGTCATATTCATAAATGATAAAGAGTTAATGCATTTTTCTTATGCAAGATATTTAGAAAATCAAATAAGACAATCATTTGGTTTTGAAGGAACTCCATTACAGTTTGAGTTCAACGAGAAAAAGGGGGATTAGGATGAAAGAAATTATTATAATTATTTTAATTTCATATTTGTTAGGAAACTTTCAAACATCCTATATTTTAGGAAGAGTGTTTAAAAAGACTGATATTAGAAAATTTGGAAGTGGAAATGCAGGTACAACTAATGCATTAAGAGTTTTTGGTAAAAAAATAGCTATAGCTACACTTTTAATAGATGCGTTAAAAGGAGTAGCAGCTGTTATGATAGGAAGAGAAATAAGTGGAGATATTGGTGCTATTACAGCTGGTGTTAGTGTTGTAATTGGACATAATTGGCCAGTATTTCTTAAATTTAAAGGCGGAAAAGGAATTGCTACTACTATTGGAGTAGGATTAACTATAACATTTTTATCAGGAATAATATCTATTATCTTAGGTATATTAATTGTAATTAAAACAAAGTATGTATCTCTTGGATCTTTATTAGCTGTAATTATCTGGCCTGTGATTACGATTATAGTATACAAACCTTTTAATCTAAGTTTATTAATACTTACAACTTTACTAGCTATTATGGCTCTTTATAAACATAGAAGCAATATAAGAAGATTATTAAGTGGACAAGAATCTAAATTAGGAAATAAGTTAAATTAATCAAGGGGGAATAAAAATGGATAGTAAAATAGCAGTTATAGGCGGTGGAAGCTGGGGAACTGCTTTAGCTATTGTATTAGGTAAAAAGGGCTTTGAAGTAGATATATGGATGAGAGATAAAAAACAATGTGAACATGCAAAATATGCAAGAGAAAATGTGAAATATTTACCAGGAATAGTTTTGCCTAATAGTATAGATATTACTAATGATATATCAGAAGCAATTTACAAAAAGGATATAATAATATCTTCTGTACCGTCTCATACGGTTAGAGATATTCTAAAAGACATGAAAAAAGATATGAAAAAGGATCAAATAATTGTAAATGTTTCTAAAGGAATAGAAGTAGACTCTTTATTAAGAATTTCTGAGGTAGTAAAGGACGAGCTTCCTGAAAATGAATATGTTGTTTTGTCTGGACCCTCACATGCAGAAGAAGTTGCTAAAGATGTTCCTACTACGGTTGTAGTGTCATCACAAAAAAGAAAGATAGCTGAATATGTACAAGATATATTTATGACTCCAAAGTTTAGAGTTTATACAAATCCAGATGTAATAGGAGTAGAAATTGGAGGAGCTTTAAAGAATATAATAGCTCTTGGGGCAGGTATATCTGATGGACTAGGATATGGAGATAATACTAGAGCAGCTCTTATGAATAGAGGATTTGTAGAGATAGCAAGATTAGGAAGTAAAATGGGAGCAAAGGAAGCAACTTTTGCAGGACTATCAGGAATCGGAGACTTAATAGTAACGTGTACAAGCATGCATAGTAGAAATAGAAGGGCAGGCATGCTTATCGGACAAGGTAAGAGTCTAGACGAATCAATACAATCAATTGGTATGGTTGTTGAAGGAATAAAAACTACGAATGCAGGATATAAATTATCACAAAAGTTAGGAGTAGAGATGCCTATTACCGAGGAAATATATAAGGTATTATATGAAAACTCAGATGTAAAAAATGCGGTAATTAATCTAATGATGAGAAATAAAAAGCATGAAATAGAAGATATAGCTGAGGAAAATAACTGGGAATAGTAAGACATACGTAATGTATGTCTTTTTTTATTTTAGCATGTCATATTCTTACTAACACTTATCATATACATATACCATACAATTGAAATCCAAATGTTTACTATTTTAATAATGATTTTAATTATCCAAAATTTTTATATGAAGGAGGGAATACTTTGGATAAATTTAATATATACAAAGATATTTCAGAAAGAACAGATGGAGACATATATGTAGGTGTAGTAGGACCAGTTAGAACAGGAAAATCAACATTAATAAAAAGATTTATGGAAAAACTAGTTATTCCTAACATTGAAAACAGATATAAGAAAGAGAGAGCAAATGATGAACTTCCTATGAGTGGCTCAGGTAAAACTATTATGACTACAGAACCTAAGTTTGTACCTAATGAGGCAATAGACTTAACATTAAAAGATAATGTGAAATTTAAAGTAAGAATGGTTGACTGTGTAGGATATTTAGTAAAAGGGGCATTAGGACATGAAGAGAACAATATGCCGAGAATGGTAACAACACCTTGGTATGAGAAAGAAATTCCTTTCGAAGAAGCAGCAGAAATAGGAACAAGAAAAGTTATAGCTGATCATTCTACTATAGGAATAGTAGTAACTACTGACGGAACAATAACAGATATAGATAGACAAAGCTATATAAAGGCCGAGGAAAGAGTTATAAATGAACTGAGGGAACTAGAAAAGCCATTTGTAATACTATTGAATTCAAGACATCCTAATCTAGATAGTACAATTGCATTAAAAGAAAGTTTAGAAGAAAAATATAAAGTTCCAGTAATAGCGGTAGATTGTTTAAATATGGAATTAGAAGATATACATACTATGCTGGAAAAAGTATTGCTAGAATTCCCTGTTAAGGAAGTAAATATTGATTTACCTAAATGGATAGAGGGACTTCCAAAAACACACTGGGTTAAATCTAGTATATTAGACTCTA
Protein-coding regions in this window:
- the plsY gene encoding glycerol-3-phosphate 1-O-acyltransferase PlsY, which gives rise to MKEIIIIILISYLLGNFQTSYILGRVFKKTDIRKFGSGNAGTTNALRVFGKKIAIATLLIDALKGVAAVMIGREISGDIGAITAGVSVVIGHNWPVFLKFKGGKGIATTIGVGLTITFLSGIISIILGILIVIKTKYVSLGSLLAVIIWPVITIIVYKPFNLSLLILTTLLAIMALYKHRSNIRRLLSGQESKLGNKLN
- a CDS encoding DUF512 domain-containing protein — translated: MELKNLSENINIIEEVESNSIAEELEIEPGDILLSINDKGIKDIIDYKYMITDDFVTMTIQKPDGEVWELEIEKDFDEDIGIVFTNPLIDKAKNCRNKCMFCFIDQLPKGMRNTLYFKDDDSRLSFLQGNFITLTNLNDEEIDRIIKYKLSPINISVHTTNPELRIKMLQNKNAGKIYDILKRFNEAGINMNCQIVLVPNVNDGLELESTIKDLSQLHPNISSVAVVPIGVTKYRKGLCEVDIYNYNSANEVLKLIDGMQKSFLNTIGTRFVFPSDEFYVLSEREIPKYKNYEGFPQIENGVGLIRSFQSEVEEALENMKGKCTSNNEYIIATGELSYNFMKSISELIMDSIQGIRLKVIPIKNKFFGDTITVSGLVTGNDLYNELKNYKPKDGFIIPKCMLKRDEDIFLDDLTLLQLEEKLESKVTVSKVDGKDFVDILKK
- the der gene encoding ribosome biogenesis GTPase Der, whose translation is MARPIVTIVGRPNVGKSTLFNRIAGRRISIVEDKPGVTRDRIYAEGEWLNNYFTLIDTGGIEPESEDIILSQMRRQAEVAIETGDVIMFVVDGLEGLTSTDKEISQMLRKSRKKVILVCNKIDTPKTPDTIYEFYELGLGTPMVISAGQGLGLGDLLDEVIKNFPEDKDTEYDEDVIKVAVIGKPNAGKSSLINNILGENRVIVSDIAGTTRDAIDTPFSVGDDKYVLIDTAGLRRRKNVNENIERYSVIRTLAAIERADVCIIMIDATEGVTEQDAKIAGYAHNSGKASIIAVNKWDLVEKEDKTYLQFEQEIRRNLSFMTYAPIIFISAKTGKRVNKLFELVKIVSNNHSMRITTGVLNDIIGEAVLMNQPPSDKGRRLKIFYGTQVGVQPPKFVIFINDKELMHFSYARYLENQIRQSFGFEGTPLQFEFNEKKGD
- the spoIVA gene encoding stage IV sporulation protein A, coding for MDKFNIYKDISERTDGDIYVGVVGPVRTGKSTLIKRFMEKLVIPNIENRYKKERANDELPMSGSGKTIMTTEPKFVPNEAIDLTLKDNVKFKVRMVDCVGYLVKGALGHEENNMPRMVTTPWYEKEIPFEEAAEIGTRKVIADHSTIGIVVTTDGTITDIDRQSYIKAEERVINELRELEKPFVILLNSRHPNLDSTIALKESLEEKYKVPVIAVDCLNMELEDIHTMLEKVLLEFPVKEVNIDLPKWIEGLPKTHWVKSSILDSIKDVVQNLQRLSEVEDVITKFNDLDIINEVNVKEIKLGEGVANIEMQVENGLFYNILNELTGYEIDGEHQLLGLVTSLAKAKREFDKIESALIDARVSGYGLVPPSLEELDLAEPEIFKQGNRFGVKLRAMAPSLHLIRADVTTEVSPLIGTEKQSEELVKYLLDEFETDPSKIWESNMFGKSLHDLVKEQLESKLNMLPEDARAKMQKTLQRIVNEGNGGLICIII
- a CDS encoding NAD(P)H-dependent glycerol-3-phosphate dehydrogenase; this encodes MDSKIAVIGGGSWGTALAIVLGKKGFEVDIWMRDKKQCEHAKYARENVKYLPGIVLPNSIDITNDISEAIYKKDIIISSVPSHTVRDILKDMKKDMKKDQIIVNVSKGIEVDSLLRISEVVKDELPENEYVVLSGPSHAEEVAKDVPTTVVVSSQKRKIAEYVQDIFMTPKFRVYTNPDVIGVEIGGALKNIIALGAGISDGLGYGDNTRAALMNRGFVEIARLGSKMGAKEATFAGLSGIGDLIVTCTSMHSRNRRAGMLIGQGKSLDESIQSIGMVVEGIKTTNAGYKLSQKLGVEMPITEEIYKVLYENSDVKNAVINLMMRNKKHEIEDIAEENNWE
- a CDS encoding capping complex subunit for YIEGIA yields the protein MDVGIKEYILAIITTNKDSVSGGSVPVFYTKDKEEQEKVSILISKITTGMIHDLENGCYVIVKH